A genome region from Microtus ochrogaster isolate Prairie Vole_2 chromosome 1, MicOch1.0, whole genome shotgun sequence includes the following:
- the Fos gene encoding proto-oncogene c-Fos gives MMFSGFNADYEASSSRCSSASPAGDSLSYYHSPADSFSSMGSPVNAQDFCSDLSVSSANFIPTVTAISTSPDLQWLVQPTLVSSVAPSQTRAPHPYGVPTPSTGAYSRTGLVKTMSGGRAQSIGRRGKVEQLSPEEEEKRRIRRERNKMAAAKCRNRRRELTDTLQAETDQLEEEKSALQTEIANLLKEKEKLEFILAAHRPACKMPDDLGFPEEMSVASLDLTGGLPEAATPESEEAFSLPLLNDPEPKTSMEPVKSISNVELKAEPFDDFLYPSQSRPSGSETARSVPDMDLSGSFYAADWEPLHSSSLGMGPMVTELEPLCTPVVTCTPSCATYTSSFVFTYPEADSFPSCAAAHRKGSSSNEPSSDSLSSPTLLAL, from the exons ATGATGTTCTCCGGTTTCAACGCCGACTACGAGGCATCATCCTCCCGGTGCAGCAGTGCCTCCCCGGCCGGGGACAGTCTTTCCTACTACCATTCCCCAGCcgactccttctccagcatgggATCCCCTGTCAACGCACAG gaCTTCTGTTCAGATCTGTCCGTTTCCAGTGCCAACTTTATCCCCACTGTGACAGCCATCTCCACCAGCCCAGACCTGCAGTGGCTGGTGCAGCCCACCCTGGTCTCCTCCGTGGCCCCATCGCAGACCAGAGCGCCTCATCCCTACGGAGTCCCCACCCCGTCAACTGGGGCTTATTCCAGGACCGGACTGGTGAAGACCATGTCAGGTGGCAGAGCGCAGAGCATTGGCAGGAGAGGCAAAGTAGAGCAG ttGTCTCCCGAAGAGGAAGAGAAACGGAGAATCAGAAGGGAGAGGAATAAGATGGCTGCAGCCAAATGCCGGAATCGGAGGAGGGAGCTGACTGATACTCTCCAAGCG GAGACAGACCAACTTGAAGAGGAGAAGTCTGCCTTGCAGACGGAGATTGCCAATCtgctgaaagagaaggaaaaactggAGTTCATTTTGGCAGCCCACCGACCTGCCTGTAAGATGCCCGATGACCTGGGCTTCCCAGAAGAGATGTCGGTGGCTTCCCTGGATTTGACTGGGGGTCTGCCTGAGGCTGCTACCCCAGAGTCTGAGGAGGCCTTCTCACTGCCTCTTCTCAATGACCCTGAGCCCAAGACATCGATGGAGCCAGTCAAGAGCATCAGCAATGTGGAGCTGAAGGCTGAGCCCTTCGATGACTTCTTGTACCCATCACAATCCCGACCCAGTGGCTCTGAGACCGCCCGATCTGTGCCAGACATGGACCTGTCCGGTTCCTTCTATGCAGCAGACTGGGAGCCCCTACACAGCAGCTCCCTGGGGATGGGGCCCATGGTCACAGAGCTGGAGCCCCTATGCACCCCGGTGGTCACCTGTACTCCCAGCTGTGCTACTTACACGTCTTCCTTTGTCTTCACCTACCCGGAGGCTGACTCCTTCCCTAGCTGTGCAGCTGCCCACCGGAAGGGCAGCAGCAGCAACGAGCCCTCCTCTGACTCCCTCAGCTCACCCACACTACTCGCCCTGTGA